GGGGGAACATCAGGAACTTGCCAATCTGGCTGCCTATCTCATTTCTGAATTTTCCGCTTTTGTCAATGGAGAAGTGATTACCATTGATGGAGGAGAATGGCTCAAGGGAGCCGGAGAATTCAATATGCTTGAAAAAATCCCGGAGCAAATGTGGGACATGCTTGAGATGATGATCCGAAGCAAAAAGAAATCATAATTCTTTATAAAACCTGATCCCTTCTTTCTGATATTCAATTTAAATTCAGATGCTTGTGGTAAATTGTGCAAGAACTTGTCGCATCATGTGAATAAGCAAGGCCGTTATGTTAAAAACTTCGTTTTATAAGCTCATAAATAATTGTATTTTTACAGCGGTTTAAATTCAATATTTGAATGGGAAAAATAATAGCGATTGCTAATCAAAAAGGGGGGGTAGGAAAGACGACAACCACCGTTAACCTGGCAGCGGCTTTAGGAGTTTTAGAACAAAAAGTTTTGCTTGTTGATGCGGATCCGCAGGCCAATGCCACCTCAGGATTAGGAATTGAAGTTGAAAGTGTTGAAAAAGGAACCTATCAGGTTTTGGAACATACGGTAATGGCCAAAGAGGCTATTGTAAAAACCAATTCTCCAAATGTTGATATCATACCTGCTCATATTGACCTGGTGGCCATTGAAATAGAACTTGTTGACAAAGAAGAACGGGAATCGATGCTAAAGGTGGCATTGAGTGAAGTGAAGGATGATTACGATTATATCATTATAGATTGTGCTCCCTCCCTGGGTCTGATAACCGTGAATGCGCTGACTACCTCTGATTCCGTGATTATCCCTATTCAATGCGAGTATTACGCGCTTGAGGGTCTGGGTAAATTGTTGAATACCATAAAAAGTATTCAAAAGATTCACAATCCTGAACTTGAGATTGAAGGATTATTGCTTACCATGTATGATTCAAGGCTAAGGTTATCGAATCAGGTTGTTGCAGAGGTGAAGAAACATTTTCACAACATGGTTTTTAAAACCATCATTCAGCGTAATATCAGATTAGGTGAGGCCCCAAGTTTTGGAGAGAGTATCATTTCATACGATGCAACTAGCAGGGGTGCAGTTAATTACATCAATCTGGCTCATGAAATAATTAAAAAAAATAACAATGGCGAAGGCAACTAAAAAACAGGTATTGGGAAGAGGATTATCCGCGCTGCTCAGCGATTCAAGTGAAGATATCACTTCGATCAAAGATAAGAATGCCGATAAACTTGTTGGTAACATTGTTGAGATAGAACTTGACGCTATTGAAGTGAATCCGTTTCAGCCAAGAACAAATTTTAACGAGGAAGCTTTGAAAGAGCTGGCAGGTTCCATAAAGGAGCTTGGTGTGATTCAACCTATTACGGTTCGAAAACTGGAAGGAAAGAAATTTCAACTCGTATCAGGAGAGAGAAGATTTCGTGCTTCACGTTTGATCGGAGCCAAAACGATTCCCGCTTATGTTCGAATTGCCAATGACCAGGAGATGCTGGAAATGGCCCTGGTTGAAAATATTCAACGTAAAGATCTAGATCCCATTGAAGTGGCACTTTCATACAGGCAACTGATCGAGGAAGTAAAACTAACTCAGGAACAATTGAGTATTCGAGTTGGAAAGAATCGTTCTACCGTTACTAATTTTTTACGTTTGCTTAAACTTGACCCCATCATTCAAACAGGTATTAGGGACGGCTTTCTGAGTATGGGGCATGGGCGTGCATTGATCAATATCATGCAACCGGAATTGCAACTGGAAGTATATCAGAAGATCATAAAAGATAAGTTGTCGGTGCGTCAAACAGAACAACTCGTAAAAAACGTAAAAGAGGGTAAACCTGTTGAGGTAAAACCTGCTGTTAAAAAAGAAATTCCTGACTATTTTAAGAAAAGTATGAAAGAAATCAGTGCTTATCTTGGTCATAAAGTTGATGTAAAACTATCCGGAAATGATAAAGGAAAGATCATCATCCCGTTTCATTCAGAGGAGGATTTTGAGCGCATCAAAAAATTACTGGAATAAATGCTGCAAAAAATTATATTTAGTTTAATTATTTGCATTTTTTGTTGGAACATTGGTTTTTCTCAGGAAGAGGAAAAAGAGAAAAAGAAAAAGAAAGAGAAAGAAAAAACTGAAGAAGGTGTTCTGACCCTTGAATCGCAAACGATCGATCCGCTTTCACCTGCAAGGGCGGCTTTCTATTCTGCCGTTCTTCCCGGACTCGGACAAGCCTACAATAAAAAATACTGGAAAATTCCTATTGTTTATGCGGCCCTTGGAACAGGGGTTTATTTTGTGGTTGATAATCAGCAAAAATACGATAGGTATCGTGATGCGTACAAGTTGAGAATTTCAGGCCGTCCGGATGAATTTGATGGTACGGGAGATAATCCGAACATCAGTGACGACGGTTTGATCCGTGCACAGGATATCTACAAAAAAAACAGGGACCTGGCCTTGTTCATCACACTGGGTCTTTATGCGTTGAATATCATTGAGGCTAATGTGGATGCGCACCTCGATGACAGGGCCTTTAACCGAAATTTATCGTGGAAACCTTCACTCTATGTGGATCCTGCGAGCAATCAGGCCGTTGCAGGTTTGAATTTTAAATTTGATTTTTAAAAAAGATAATAAAATGAAGATAGCATTATTGGGTTATGGCAGAATGGGACAGGCAATTGAAAAGATTGCTTTGGAAAGAGGCCATGACATTGTCATCAGAAAGGATATAGAGCCCCTTGAGGTGGACCTGAGCCTTGCTGATGTTGCCATAGATTTTAGCCATCCGGATGCTGCATTTGACAATATTAAAAGTTGCATAGATGAAGGTGTTCCCGTTGTTTCGGGGACCACGGGCTGGCTGGATAAGTATGACGAAATAAAGGACTATTGCATAAAGAAAGAGGGTGGATTTATTTACGCCTCAAATTATAGTATAGGGGTGAATTTGTTTTTTAACCTGAATGCATATCTGGCTAAAATGATGCGGCCAATTTCAGAATACAATGTTGAAATGGAGGAAATTCATCATGTACACAAACTGGATGCCCCAAGCGGGACGGCGATCAGTCTGGCTAATGATATACTCTCAGAATCCGATAAGCAAAAATGGTCCATCGAAACAAAAGAAAAGGAAGACCTTTTTATCAGTGTCAAAAGAGAAGGGGAAGTGCCCGGAACGCATGCTGTAACCTATTCCTCAGGAATTGACAGCATTGAAATCAAGCATACGGCTTTTAACAGAACCGGATTTGCACTGGGCGCAGTTGTGGCGGCAGAATGGCTCGAGGAGAAAAAGGGAATTTATTCGATGAAGGATGTGCTGGGATTGTAATATGCCTACGGATTAATTTCGTAACAATTCCTTAATAGAAGATACTAATAACAAAGAATAATAAATTAATAGATAACAATTATGACCTTATTTCAATGGTTACTTTTTATACTCGGTTTACAGGTAATTCACTTTTTGGGAACCTGGAAGCTGTATGTAAAAGCTGGAAGAAAAGCATGGGAAGCATTGGTTCCCGTATATAATGCAGTGGTATTGATGCAAATTATCAATCGGCCCAAATGGTGGGTGATCCTGCTATTTATCCCGATCATTAATTTATTGATGTTCCCGATCATCTGGATCGAAACGATAAGAAGTTTCGGTAAAAACTCAACTAAGGATTCATTTTTAGTGGTCTTAACGCTGGGTTTCTATATTTTCTACGTGAGTTATATGGAGGATGTCAAATACATCGAAAATCGCAGTCTTAAACCAAGAACAGCTGCCGGAGAATGGGTAAGTTCAATAGCCTTTGCCGTGATTGCAGCCACACTGGTTCATACGTATTTTATGCAACCTTATACGATTCCTACCTCATCCTTGGAAAAGTCTCTTTTAATAGGCGATTTTTTGTTTGTGAGTAAATTTCATTATGGTGCAAGGGTGCCAATGACTACGGTAGCGGCACCAATGGTTCATGATACCTTACCTTTGGTAAAGACCAAGAGTTATTTGGATTTTCCTCAACTGCCTTATATGCGACTTCCCGCAGTTCAGAAAATCAAACAAAACGATATTGTTGTTTTCAGCTGGCCAGTGGATACCGTGGAGCAGTTTTTCAAAAGGACAAACCGGCGCATCCGAAAGCCAATTGATAAAAAATCAAATTATGTAAAACGTTGTGTAGGTATCCCGGGTGATTCTCTTGAAATAAGAGACGGATATGTCTATATTAATGGTAAAAAGAACGAATTACCAGACAGGGCCCGTTTACAATTTTATTATGAGACTGATACAGACGGTAAGGCTTTGAGTGTAAAGAGCCTGAGAAATCGTTATCATGTTAGAGAAGGAGGAAGGTTACAGGATGGAAATTATATACTTAATTTATCCGATGAGGATGCGGAGCTGATCCGTAAAAATCCGACTGTAAAGAGTTTGAACAAGAGAATCAGCCCCAAGGGAGAAAGAGAAGAAGTATTTCCTAATGTTTCTTCGCTAAACTGGAACAAAGACAATTACGGGCCGGTTTATATTCCTAAAAAAGGCGCCACGGTAGCTTTGAATAAGGAAAGCCTGCCCTACTATAAAAGAATCATTGTTGAGTATGAGAAGAATGCATTGAGGGTTGAAAATGACAAGATCTATCTGAATGGAAATTCTGAGCCTGTAGATTCCTATACTTTTAAACAGGATTACTACTGGATGATGGGAGATAACAGGCATAATTCAGAAGATTCACGTTATTGGGGATATGTTCCTTTTGACCATGTAGTTGGAAAACCGGTATTTATTTGGTTTAGCTGGAACTCTGACGGCCAAGGCATTAGTAAAGTTAGATGGGAAAGACTCTTTACAACCGTCGGAGGAAGTGGAGAGCCTGTTTCTTATTTTTATCCTTTTCTTGGCGTATTGGCAATTATTTATGGATTCAGCTTGTATAGAAAAAGAAAGAAAGCTGCCTGAACCAAACCTAACATATCATGAGTATTTTGTTGCAGCCCGGTTTTTTCGGACCCATTATTCACTATGTGGCAATGGCTGGAGATACTGACATAGTATTTGAAAAACAGGATAATTTTCAAAAACAGACCTACAGAAACCGTTGCTATATCTACGGTGCCAACGGGAGGCAATTACTATCGGTTCCTATTAAGCATTCCAAAAACGATGGGAGGCAGAAAACAAAAGAGATTAAAATTGACAATAGCTTTCCCTGGCAACGGAACTTTATACGATCTCTCGAGGCTTCATACCGTTCTTCGCCCTTTTTTGAGTTCTATGAGGATGAGCTGATGAATGTTCTTGGTAAAAGATACAGGTTTTTATTAGACCTAAATCTAGAGGCCCATAACACGATCAGTGAATGCCTTCAACTTGAAACCCATATTGAATTCACTGAAAATTATGAGACAAATGTTGAGGGAAAAAAGGATCTTAGGTTTCTGGTAGAAGCCAAGAAAGAAAAAGCCTACGACTTTGAGCCTTATATTCAGGTGTTTTCTTCGAAATATGGCTTTTTACCAAATTTGAGCATTCTGGACCTATTGTTCAATGAAGGTACAAATGCCCTTGATTATCTTGAAAGGCATAAAAACCTGCTTGTTATTTAAAGTTA
This DNA window, taken from Lutimonas zeaxanthinifaciens, encodes the following:
- a CDS encoding ParA family protein — protein: MGKIIAIANQKGGVGKTTTTVNLAAALGVLEQKVLLVDADPQANATSGLGIEVESVEKGTYQVLEHTVMAKEAIVKTNSPNVDIIPAHIDLVAIEIELVDKEERESMLKVALSEVKDDYDYIIIDCAPSLGLITVNALTTSDSVIIPIQCEYYALEGLGKLLNTIKSIQKIHNPELEIEGLLLTMYDSRLRLSNQVVAEVKKHFHNMVFKTIIQRNIRLGEAPSFGESIISYDATSRGAVNYINLAHEIIKKNNNGEGN
- a CDS encoding ParB/RepB/Spo0J family partition protein: MAKATKKQVLGRGLSALLSDSSEDITSIKDKNADKLVGNIVEIELDAIEVNPFQPRTNFNEEALKELAGSIKELGVIQPITVRKLEGKKFQLVSGERRFRASRLIGAKTIPAYVRIANDQEMLEMALVENIQRKDLDPIEVALSYRQLIEEVKLTQEQLSIRVGKNRSTVTNFLRLLKLDPIIQTGIRDGFLSMGHGRALINIMQPELQLEVYQKIIKDKLSVRQTEQLVKNVKEGKPVEVKPAVKKEIPDYFKKSMKEISAYLGHKVDVKLSGNDKGKIIIPFHSEEDFERIKKLLE
- a CDS encoding DUF5683 domain-containing protein, which translates into the protein MLQKIIFSLIICIFCWNIGFSQEEEKEKKKKKEKEKTEEGVLTLESQTIDPLSPARAAFYSAVLPGLGQAYNKKYWKIPIVYAALGTGVYFVVDNQQKYDRYRDAYKLRISGRPDEFDGTGDNPNISDDGLIRAQDIYKKNRDLALFITLGLYALNIIEANVDAHLDDRAFNRNLSWKPSLYVDPASNQAVAGLNFKFDF
- the dapB gene encoding 4-hydroxy-tetrahydrodipicolinate reductase, giving the protein MKIALLGYGRMGQAIEKIALERGHDIVIRKDIEPLEVDLSLADVAIDFSHPDAAFDNIKSCIDEGVPVVSGTTGWLDKYDEIKDYCIKKEGGFIYASNYSIGVNLFFNLNAYLAKMMRPISEYNVEMEEIHHVHKLDAPSGTAISLANDILSESDKQKWSIETKEKEDLFISVKREGEVPGTHAVTYSSGIDSIEIKHTAFNRTGFALGAVVAAEWLEEKKGIYSMKDVLGL
- the lepB gene encoding signal peptidase I, yielding MTLFQWLLFILGLQVIHFLGTWKLYVKAGRKAWEALVPVYNAVVLMQIINRPKWWVILLFIPIINLLMFPIIWIETIRSFGKNSTKDSFLVVLTLGFYIFYVSYMEDVKYIENRSLKPRTAAGEWVSSIAFAVIAATLVHTYFMQPYTIPTSSLEKSLLIGDFLFVSKFHYGARVPMTTVAAPMVHDTLPLVKTKSYLDFPQLPYMRLPAVQKIKQNDIVVFSWPVDTVEQFFKRTNRRIRKPIDKKSNYVKRCVGIPGDSLEIRDGYVYINGKKNELPDRARLQFYYETDTDGKALSVKSLRNRYHVREGGRLQDGNYILNLSDEDAELIRKNPTVKSLNKRISPKGEREEVFPNVSSLNWNKDNYGPVYIPKKGATVALNKESLPYYKRIIVEYEKNALRVENDKIYLNGNSEPVDSYTFKQDYYWMMGDNRHNSEDSRYWGYVPFDHVVGKPVFIWFSWNSDGQGISKVRWERLFTTVGGSGEPVSYFYPFLGVLAIIYGFSLYRKRKKAA
- a CDS encoding WbqC family protein produces the protein MSILLQPGFFGPIIHYVAMAGDTDIVFEKQDNFQKQTYRNRCYIYGANGRQLLSVPIKHSKNDGRQKTKEIKIDNSFPWQRNFIRSLEASYRSSPFFEFYEDELMNVLGKRYRFLLDLNLEAHNTISECLQLETHIEFTENYETNVEGKKDLRFLVEAKKEKAYDFEPYIQVFSSKYGFLPNLSILDLLFNEGTNALDYLERHKNLLVI